One Ananas comosus cultivar F153 linkage group 1, ASM154086v1, whole genome shotgun sequence DNA window includes the following coding sequences:
- the LOC109718213 gene encoding CRIB domain-containing protein RIC4-like isoform X1, translated as MMRDRRMDRFVVLPFSVGCVSQSSVSVLHTQPKNTQLGPIPPLQSTEESPHNSGGGDQKPRSAVRILALPKPSISAGLQKLIRGFKMGLSQLFVVYEEDGDGGGGGDEEEEEREMVIGFPTDVQHVAHIGLDGVSSMKSSSSRPPHEFLFLPPPHNSLSLPSPHPMVP; from the exons ATGATGAGAGACCGGAGAATGGATCGGTTCGTCGTCCTCCCCTTTTCCGTCGGTTGCGTTTCTCAATCGAGCGTCTCCGTCCTCCACACCCAGCCGAAGAATACTCAACTAGGTCCAATCCCCCCACTACAAtcaa CAGAGGAGAGCCCACAcaacagcggcggcggcgatcagAAGCCGAGAAGCGCGGTCAGGATTCTGGCGCTTCCGAAGCCGAGCATCTCTGCGGGGCTGCAGAAGCTGATCAGGGGCTTCAAGATGGGCTTGTCCCAGCTGTTTGTGGTCTATGAAGAAGatggtgatggtggtggtggtggtgatgaggaggaggaagagagggagaTGGTGATAGGGTTTCCAACAGATGTGCAGCATGTGGCTCACATAGGGTTGGATGGTGTGAGCAGCAtgaagagcagcagcagcaggcctCCTCATGAGTTTCTCTTTCTACCTCCTCctcataactctctctctctaccttccCCTCACCCcatggtcccctag
- the LOC109718213 gene encoding CRIB domain-containing protein RIC4-like isoform X2: MMRDRRMDRFVVLPFSVGCVSQSSVSVLHTQPKNTQLGPIPPLQSKESPHNSGGGDQKPRSAVRILALPKPSISAGLQKLIRGFKMGLSQLFVVYEEDGDGGGGGDEEEEEREMVIGFPTDVQHVAHIGLDGVSSMKSSSSRPPHEFLFLPPPHNSLSLPSPHPMVP; encoded by the exons ATGATGAGAGACCGGAGAATGGATCGGTTCGTCGTCCTCCCCTTTTCCGTCGGTTGCGTTTCTCAATCGAGCGTCTCCGTCCTCCACACCCAGCCGAAGAATACTCAACTAGGTCCAATCCCCCCACTACAAtcaa AGGAGAGCCCACAcaacagcggcggcggcgatcagAAGCCGAGAAGCGCGGTCAGGATTCTGGCGCTTCCGAAGCCGAGCATCTCTGCGGGGCTGCAGAAGCTGATCAGGGGCTTCAAGATGGGCTTGTCCCAGCTGTTTGTGGTCTATGAAGAAGatggtgatggtggtggtggtggtgatgaggaggaggaagagagggagaTGGTGATAGGGTTTCCAACAGATGTGCAGCATGTGGCTCACATAGGGTTGGATGGTGTGAGCAGCAtgaagagcagcagcagcaggcctCCTCATGAGTTTCTCTTTCTACCTCCTCctcataactctctctctctaccttccCCTCACCCcatggtcccctag
- the LOC109718213 gene encoding CRIB domain-containing protein RIC4-like isoform X3 yields the protein MMRDRRMDRFVVLPFSVGCVSQSSVSVLHTQPKNTQLEESPHNSGGGDQKPRSAVRILALPKPSISAGLQKLIRGFKMGLSQLFVVYEEDGDGGGGGDEEEEEREMVIGFPTDVQHVAHIGLDGVSSMKSSSSRPPHEFLFLPPPHNSLSLPSPHPMVP from the exons ATGATGAGAGACCGGAGAATGGATCGGTTCGTCGTCCTCCCCTTTTCCGTCGGTTGCGTTTCTCAATCGAGCGTCTCCGTCCTCCACACCCAGCCGAAGAATACTCAACTAG AGGAGAGCCCACAcaacagcggcggcggcgatcagAAGCCGAGAAGCGCGGTCAGGATTCTGGCGCTTCCGAAGCCGAGCATCTCTGCGGGGCTGCAGAAGCTGATCAGGGGCTTCAAGATGGGCTTGTCCCAGCTGTTTGTGGTCTATGAAGAAGatggtgatggtggtggtggtggtgatgaggaggaggaagagagggagaTGGTGATAGGGTTTCCAACAGATGTGCAGCATGTGGCTCACATAGGGTTGGATGGTGTGAGCAGCAtgaagagcagcagcagcaggcctCCTCATGAGTTTCTCTTTCTACCTCCTCctcataactctctctctctaccttccCCTCACCCcatggtcccctag